One Undibacter mobilis genomic region harbors:
- a CDS encoding L,D-transpeptidase family protein has translation MRKSRFERLLAGTVLALTTATVTTATPSFAAPDGIRQVAPLPPSLNGVRVIQRRPEPAQDQVRVDPPAPVPMPPEVRREAPRPEPVRLETPRQELTHPEPVRQEPARVETPRQDPARQEPVSAEPARAEAPRDSGVIASALDKIFGVSDAQIADRLRATMAGSKADKGDSERKAVESFYAARNYAPVWIRDGRLTGGAKSAVLRMKNAQGDALEPADYPVPDFAHANGADQLAAADLKLTLAALDYARHLSLGRIAPTRVTAEVDYGKRDMDNADALRKLADARDANTAFDGFEPPHQAYKALKRKLADMRNAGPRADASERIAGGPAIKPGDKDGRVPQLRERLNVRLAVQGPRTTQVRDPRTGRMKTVKVAGEDPKAAELVYDRALFNAIKNVQARADIKPTGVIDNKTIAAINGPTQQQQIDTVMANMERWRWLPRNLSANYVMVNVPDYTLKVVRDNNVVWRTRIVAGKPQTPTPLLTAAMDNVVVNPSWYVPQSIIQNELLPQYASDPNIFDRMGLEVKRGADGHINVVQPPGMANALGRIKFNFPNKYQVYLHDTPEKRLFAADKRAFSHGCMRVENPTKFGEVMLAMAIPGPTPTQPQIERLVGHEEKTFKMVNRPMVHLTYQSAFVDDDGKLQMRDDIYGFDKRIHAIMTSDERRVADVAPPQDKSRDLATMKSNQEILGRVERREAGNPFSFFEKIFR, from the coding sequence ATGCGTAAATCGAGGTTCGAGCGTTTGCTGGCCGGCACTGTGCTGGCCCTCACGACGGCGACAGTGACGACGGCGACGCCGTCTTTCGCCGCACCCGACGGCATCCGTCAGGTCGCGCCGCTGCCGCCGTCGCTGAACGGCGTGCGTGTCATTCAGCGCCGTCCCGAACCGGCACAGGACCAGGTCCGCGTCGATCCGCCGGCGCCGGTGCCGATGCCCCCCGAGGTCCGCCGCGAAGCGCCGCGCCCCGAACCGGTGCGCCTGGAGACGCCGCGTCAGGAATTAACGCACCCCGAGCCCGTGCGTCAGGAGCCCGCGCGCGTCGAGACACCGCGGCAGGACCCGGCGCGTCAAGAACCCGTGTCGGCCGAGCCGGCCCGCGCCGAAGCGCCGCGCGACAGCGGCGTCATCGCCTCCGCGCTCGACAAGATTTTCGGCGTCTCCGATGCGCAGATTGCCGACAGGCTGCGCGCTACGATGGCCGGCAGTAAAGCGGACAAGGGCGACTCCGAACGCAAGGCAGTCGAGAGCTTTTATGCCGCGCGCAATTACGCGCCGGTCTGGATCCGCGACGGCCGCCTGACTGGCGGCGCCAAATCGGCGGTCCTGCGCATGAAGAATGCGCAAGGCGATGCGCTCGAACCGGCCGACTATCCGGTGCCGGATTTCGCCCACGCCAACGGCGCCGACCAGCTCGCCGCCGCCGATCTCAAGCTCACGCTCGCGGCGCTCGATTATGCACGCCATCTCTCGCTCGGCCGCATCGCGCCGACGCGCGTGACCGCGGAAGTCGATTACGGCAAGCGCGACATGGACAACGCCGATGCGCTGCGCAAGCTTGCCGACGCCCGCGACGCCAATACTGCCTTTGACGGCTTCGAGCCGCCGCACCAGGCGTACAAGGCGCTCAAGCGCAAACTTGCCGACATGCGCAACGCCGGACCGCGCGCCGATGCGAGCGAGCGTATCGCCGGCGGCCCGGCGATCAAACCCGGCGACAAGGATGGCCGCGTGCCGCAATTGCGCGAGCGGCTCAATGTGCGCCTCGCGGTGCAGGGTCCCCGCACCACGCAGGTGCGCGACCCACGCACCGGCCGCATGAAGACCGTGAAGGTGGCTGGCGAAGATCCGAAGGCCGCCGAACTCGTCTATGACAGGGCGCTGTTCAACGCGATCAAGAACGTGCAGGCGCGCGCCGATATCAAACCGACCGGCGTGATCGACAACAAGACGATCGCCGCCATCAACGGCCCGACCCAGCAGCAGCAGATCGACACCGTCATGGCCAATATGGAGCGCTGGCGCTGGCTGCCGCGCAACCTCAGCGCCAATTACGTGATGGTCAATGTGCCGGACTACACGCTCAAGGTCGTGCGCGACAACAACGTCGTCTGGCGCACCAGGATTGTCGCCGGCAAGCCGCAGACGCCGACCCCGCTCCTGACCGCGGCGATGGACAATGTCGTCGTCAACCCGTCCTGGTATGTGCCGCAGTCGATCATCCAGAACGAACTCCTGCCGCAATACGCCAGCGACCCGAACATCTTCGACCGCATGGGGCTCGAAGTGAAGCGTGGCGCCGACGGCCACATCAATGTGGTGCAGCCGCCGGGCATGGCCAATGCGCTCGGCCGCATCAAGTTCAACTTCCCGAACAAGTACCAGGTGTATCTGCACGACACGCCGGAGAAGCGGCTGTTCGCAGCCGACAAGCGCGCCTTCAGCCATGGCTGTATGCGCGTCGAGAACCCGACCAAGTTCGGCGAGGTGATGCTGGCGATGGCCATCCCCGGTCCGACGCCGACGCAGCCGCAGATCGAACGTCTCGTCGGCCATGAGGAAAAGACCTTCAAGATGGTCAACCGGCCGATGGTGCATCTGACCTATCAGTCGGCTTTCGTCGACGATGACGGCAAGCTGCAGATGCGCGACGACATCTACGGCTTCGACAAGCGCATCCACGCCATCATGACGAGCGACGAACGCCGTGTCGCCGACGTCGCGCCGCCGCAGGACAAGTCGCGCGATCTGGCAACGATGAAGAGCAACCAGGAAATCCTCGGCCGCGTCGAGCGGCGCGAAGCGGGCAATCCGTTCTCGTTCTTCGAGAAGATTTTCAGATAA